One genomic segment of Panicum virgatum strain AP13 chromosome 2N, P.virgatum_v5, whole genome shotgun sequence includes these proteins:
- the LOC120662322 gene encoding putative F-box protein At1g30920 has protein sequence MNSALANSDDQYRAVFPRDCLSLFRDSCNGLVLFEHRREPRGGRMGYIVCNPTTKEWEAVPACGDPKLPLTYPYLAFDPAVSAHFHLVQFQVRDDEEFVSVHAYSSETKTWGGNQINEGWRQVTTFLIAHPHSRCPFINGFLHLLVLDQDQMKIAVVDVQGRARGMIPVPPGHQWMCYFGESQGQLHYMSQEILDDGEGKYNLSVWALEDYDAQEWVLKGTVSTYEVFGEDSCINCTAEPEFEVVDIHQDCNVVFLTHPLERSNMVAYDMDSKEVSIISTLDDGKELMGTARYVPCRFL, from the coding sequence ATGAACAGTGCCCTAGCGAACAGTGATGACCAGTACCGCGCAGTGTTCCCCCGCGACTGCTTGAGTCTCTTCAGGGACTCCTGCAACGGGCTCGTCCTCTTCGAGCACCGCCGGGAGCCCCGCGGCGGCAGGATGGGCTACATTGTGTGCAACCCGACCACCAAGGAGTGGGAGGCCGTGCCGGCCTGCGGCGACCCTAAGCTTCCTCTGACCTACCCCTATCTGGCCTTCGACCCGGCCGTGTCCGCGCACTTTCACTTGGTCCAGTTCCAGGTGAGGGACGATGAGGAGTTCGTCTCAGTGCACGCCTACTCCTCCGAAACCAAGACGTGGGGTGGCAACCAGATCAACGAGGGGTGGCGTCAGGTCACAACGTTTCTTATTGCACATCCTCACTCCCGGTGCCCCTTTATCAATGGCTTCCTGCATTTGCTAGTCTTGGACCAGGATCAGATGAAGATAGCTGTTGTGGATGTACAAGGCAGGGCAAGAGGGATGATCCCGGTGCCACCTGGGCACCAGTGGATGTGCTATTTTGGTGAATCCCAGGGGCAGCTGCACTACATGTCTCAGGAAATATTAGATGATGGTGAAGGGAAGTACAATCTGTCCGTCTGGGCTCTTGAGGATTATGATGCACAGGAATGGGTGTTGAAGGGCACTGTGAGCACTTACGAGGTCTTTGGAGAAGATAGCTGCATAAATTGCACCGCAGAGCCGGAGTTCGAGGTGGTTGACATTCATCAAGATTGCAATGTGGTTTTCTTAACTCACCCCTTGGAGCGTAGTAATATGGTAGCATACGACATGGACAGTAAGGAAGTGAGCATTATTTCCACTCTCGATGATGGAAAGGAGCTGATGGGTACTGCTCGCTATGTTCCGTGTCGGTTTTTGTGA
- the LOC120659594 gene encoding uncharacterized protein LOC120659594, with product MTRWDEILTLPVQNPPTLEFSAADIMWSMVVGWKDSMDRLALIPFSRVNDFVRGESNNKDCPTRFHVEARRRRPPTMNCKPKVDGILEYILYWCSFGPDDYRKGGDFRPSRPFAEKRKTAAGRPNTKRGCTCHFIVKRLIAEPSVALVIYNHNKHVDKKGMPCHGHMDKMAVGTKAMFAPYISDELRLQVMSLLYVGIPVETIMQRHTEMVEKQGGPSNRDDLLTHRYVRILERKIRRSDYELDDDDAISIDIWVENHQDCVFFYEDFSDTDTFVLGIQTDWQLQQMIQFGSRSLLASDSKFGTNKIKYPVHSILVFDQQKNAIPVAWIITPNFAHGEIYKWMGALYDRAHTKDPTWQLGGFIIDDPLADVRTIREVFQCPVLISLWRIRHAWHKNLVNKCSDIEKRSAMAKFLGDAISSICRGGGNVELFEAFLQDFVDCAGFLDYFRALWFPRLGAWTAVLKTTPLATAEVASAIESYHHLLKLRLLNETDESVYWRADWLIHKLGTKVHSYFWLDGYSGKDSFSRYWRSEWSSGLNPWRQGLQIPDSDVTIEGNCARVVSQKNKEKSHVVRNPGSEFALCDCNWSRKGNLCKHAIKSTKVCRDRGLALPSLALFRYYQALANLVHCPPSDTVISDHAMAVAVSVKTQLDAVICTTNCSSSNRPVFQDPQLASKPRESKIDETNTENGVCTSQSKAASGDEVPMNQGSRARKKRKSGNANGNSEDVSTYQDSLARKKRKSGEASDNDEEASTEEDSQVYGRSKSRKDFADNEEFSIDQDSPDHEKKKAGRSFDDEGTSGTPIKQRLKQKAAKQPLD from the exons ATGACTAGGTGGGATGAAATTTTGACTCTTCCAGTTCAGAACCCACCCACATTGGAGTTCTCAGCTGCAGATATCATGTGGTCCATGGTGGTAGGCTGGAAGGATTCTATGGACAGGCTTGCACTTATACCATTTTCTAGGGTGAATGACTTTGTCAGAGGAGAGTCAAACAACAAAGATTGCCCAACAAGATTTCATGTTGAAGCACGGAGAAGGCGTCCTCCGACAATGAACTGCAAGCCGAAAGTTGATGGGATACTTGAGTATATTCT GTATTGGTGTTCTTTTGGTCCAGATGATTATAGAAAGGGTGGTGATTTCCGGCCTAGCAGGCCCTTCGCAGAAAAGAGGAAAACAGCTGCTGGACGCCCTAATACAAAGAGAGGATGTACTTGCCATTTTATTGTGAAGCGCTTGATTGCTGAACCATCTGTGGCTCTTGTGATATATAACCATAATAAGCATGTAGATAAGAAAGGCATGCCATGCCATGGTCATATGGACAAGATGGCTGTAGGAACAAAGGCAATGTTTGCACCATACATATCAGACGAGCTTCGCCTGCAAGTTATGTCTTTGCTCTACGTTGGTATTCCTGTGGAGACCATAATGCAGAGGCATACTGAAATGGTTGAAAAGCAAGGAGGGCCATCAAATAGAGATGATCTTCTTACTCACAGATATGTTAGGATACTGGAAAGGAAAATACGGCGTTCTgattatgagcttgatgatgaTGACGCTATAAGTATCGACATATGGGTTGAAAATCACCAGGACTGTGTATTCTTCTATGAAGATTTTTCAGACACAGACACCTTTGTCCTGGGCATTCAGACGGATTGGCAGCTGCAGCAAATGATTCAGTTTGGCAGCCGTAGTTTACTGGCTTCTGATTCAAAGTTTGGAACAAACAAGATAAAG TATCCTGTACACAGCATCCTTGTTTTCGACCAGCAGAAAAATGCAATTCCTGTTGCATGGATTATAACCCCCAATTTTGCACATGGTGAAATATATAAATGGATGGGCGCTCTTTATGACCGAGCTCACACAAAAGATCCTACATGGCAATTGGGTGGCTTTATTATTGATGATCCCTTGGCAGATGTTCGCACAATAAG GGAAGTGTTCCAGTGCCCGGTACTGATCAGTTTGTGGCGTATCCGGCATGCTTGGCATAAAAATTTGGTCAATAAATGTTCAGACATTGAAAAGCGTTCAGCGATGGCCAAATTTCTTGGAGATGCTATATCCAGTATATGTAGAGGAGGTGGTAATGTTGAATTATTTGAAGCCTTTCTACAAGATTTTGTTGATTGTGCTGGGTTTCTAGACTACTTCAGAGCACTATGGTTTCCAAGACTTG GGGCATGGACAGCTGTCTTAAAGACCACTCCGTTGGCTACTGCAGAGGTAGCTTCGGCAATCGAGAGCTACCATCACCTGCTAAAACTTCGGCTACTGAATGAGACAGATGAAAGCGTCTACTGGCGTGCAGATTGGTTGATTCATAAGTTGGGTACAAAGGTCCATTCTTACTTCTGGCTTGATGGATACTCAGGAAAGGACAGCTTTTCACGTTACTGGAGGAGTGAATGGAGCAGTGGCCTAAACCCATGGCGCCAGGGATTGCAGATTCCAGATTCTGATGTTACCATTGAAGGCAATTGTGCCAGAGTGGTCAGCCAGAAGAATAAGGAGAAGTCACATGTTGTACGGAATCCAGGTTCTGAGTTTGCGTTATGCGATTGTAACTGGTCAAGGAAGGGGAACCTTTGCAAACATGCAATAAAGTCGACCAAGGTCTGCCGTGACAGGGGATTAGCGCTGCCATCATTAGCGCTGTTCCGCTATTACCAGGCACTGGCAAATCTTGTTCATTGCCCACCCAGTGATACTGTGATTAGTGACCATGCAATGGCTGTGGCTGTTTCTGTTAAGACACAGTTAGATGCAGTGATTTGCACCACTAATTGTAGCTCTTCAAATAGGCCAGTTTTCCAGGATCCACAATTAGCCAGTAAGCCTAGAGAATCTAAAATTGATGAAACCAACACTGAGAATGGTGTGTGCACAAGTCAATCCAAGGCTGCGTCTGGTGATGAAGTACCCATGAATCAGGGCAGTCGAGCTCGCAAGAAAAGAAAGTCGGGGAATGCCAATGGCAACAGTGAAGATGTTTCAACATATCAGGACAGTCTGGCTCGCAAGAAAAGGAAGTCAGGAGAAGCTTCTGACAATGATGAAGAGGCATCCACAGAAGAGGACAGCCAGGTTTATGGGAGAAGCAAGTCTCGAAAAGACTTCGCTGATAATGAAGAGTTTTCCATAGATCAGGACAGTCCAGATCATGAGAAAAAGAAAGCCGGGAGAAGCTTCGACGATGAAGGAACTTCTGGGACACCAATTAAGCAACGTCTGAAACAGAAAGCAGCCAAACAACCATTGGACTGA
- the LOC120662323 gene encoding uncharacterized protein LOC120662323, with the protein MIPFEVPPGGESGESDAAFRLSVKVSQFTRVLDDGSSVLVPRQSDEWTVNAHSYSMKDLENDIAARVKWGSSQQIAIYEFDPNTGGEKILVDDKALSLAFLERENRKKLFLYVDVQSKPADCVSNSVVTEVMSNVSINNVSAPEQSNNEVGDVDVIDWDSLDIIPIGQDQVGAAVCVMDEEAMYEFLGLRAEDERAEKERAAAEEEAAEEIGAMDLDGTELPVDDHIPGEEAAFYDREDPPMDVGTLYLSMEEFRAPVRQHAIKGQFELGTEMSYQTLFRGYCKANGCKWAIVARKMSGTGIAFANLTCFYTNM; encoded by the exons ATGATCCCCTTCGAAGTTCCTCCCGG GGGGGAATCGGGGGAATCAGATGCAGCTTTTAGGTTGTCAGTTAAGGTTTCTCAATTCACTCGTGTACTGGATGATGGGAGTTCTGTTCTTGTGCCACGTCAGTCTGATGAATGGACAGTGAATGCTCACTCTTATTCTATGAAAGACCTAGAGAATGATATTGCAGCAAGGGTGAAATGGGGGAGCAGCCAACAGATAGCAATATATGAATTTGACCCAAACACTGGTGGAGAAAAGATCTTGGTGGATGATAAAGCCTTGTCTCTTGCTTTCTTAGAAAGAGAGAATCGGAAGAAGCTGTTTCTGTATGTTGATGTGCAGTCCAAACCTGCAGATTGTGTTTCTAACTCAGTTGTCACTGAAGTGATGAGCAATGTGAGCATAAATAATGTTAGTGCACCTGAACAATCAAATAATGAGGTAGGAGATGTAGATGTAATTGATTGGGACAGCCTGGATATTATTCCAATTGGTCAAGATCAGGTAGGTGCTGCTGTTTGTGTCATGGATGAAGAGGCAATGTATGAATTTCTTGGTCTTAGAGCAGAGGATGAAAGAGCAGAAAAAGAGAGGGCTGCagctgaagaagaggcagcCGAAGAAATTGGGGCTATGGATTTAGATGGTACTGAATTACCAGTTGATGATCATATTCCTGGTGAAGAAGCAGCTTTCTATGATAGGGAGGATCCTCCTATGGATGTTGGAACATTGTACCTTAGTATGGAAGAATTTCGGGCACCAGTAAGGCAGCATGCTATTAAAGGGCAGTTCGAGCTTGGAACTGAAATGTCATATCAAACATTGTTCAGGGGCTATTGCAAAGCTAATGGTTGTAAATGGGCCATTGTCGCACGGAAAATGAGTGGCACGGGTATAGCTTTTGCTAACTTAACCTGTTTTTATACTAACATGTAG
- the LOC120659599 gene encoding uncharacterized protein At4g14100-like, producing the protein MWPLLLVPFLLAAAAHASAAEPPAAAMAPWPEQYHALVVSNLTARGGRLQVIDIYYDWPRGRDLNLVRLQLPDAGEPPLRNVEWANGTSYLFDATSCQTYHFDVGLLPPDWKKAGDAAYLGRARVDGFDCYVWSNFLFARYYEDVATGRPVAWNFGMDERHVLSFEPGGVLEDSSMWQAPAYCFDGSNGGDAAGGVGGQGSRDDLVNSMIGFAGAPAAAASFEQ; encoded by the exons ATGTGGCCTCTCCTGCTGGTCCcattcctcctcgccgccgcggcccatgcgtccgccgccgagcctcccgcggcggcgatggccccGTGGCCGGAGCAGTACCACGCGTTGGTCGTCAGCAACCTGaccgcgcgcggcgggcggctgcAGGTGATCGACATCTACTACGACTGGCCCCGCGGGCGCGACCTGAACCTCGTCCGCCTCCAGCTCCccgacgccggcgagccgccgctccGGAACGTCGAGTGGGCCAACGGCACCTCCTACCTGTTCGACGCCACGTCCTGCCAGACCTACCACTTCGACGTCGGCCTCCTGCCGCCCGACTGGAAGAAGGCCGGCGACGCCGCCTACCTGGGCCGCGCGCGCGTCGACGGCTTCGACTGCTACGTCTGGTCCAACTTCCTCTTCGCCCGCTACTACGAGGACGTCGCCACCGGCCGCCCCGTCGCCTGGAATTTTG GGATGGATGAGCGGCATGTGCTGAGCTTCGAACCGGGGGGCGTGCTGGAGGACTCGTCCATGTGGCAGGCGCCGGCTTACTGCTTCGATGGCAGcaacggcggcgacgccgcTGGTGGAGTTGGCGGCCAGGGCAGCAGGGACGATCTAGTGAACAGCATGATCGGGTTCGCCGGGGCTCCGGCTGCAGCTGCATCTTTTGAACAGTGA
- the LOC120659598 gene encoding uncharacterized protein At4g14100-like isoform X1: MSPPPSPPMLLPLLLLLAAGSFATANVKPGAPAPVPTPWPEQFHAVVFTNLTESGGRLQLIDLYYDWPKGRNLNLIQNQLSGDPTYDVEWTNGTSYYFDSGSCRTMRFPVGILPPDWLADGAVYLGREHVDGFDCHLWTKVDFIWYYEEVATGRPVRWNFFNGMQQHVMSFEVGGVLEDSKWQAPAYCFNGDNSDTANVAADGVDVMNSLMRFAGAPAAGCSYSCII, from the exons atgtcgccgccgccgtcgccgcccatgcttctcccgctcctcctcctcctcgctgccGGATCCTTCGCTACGGCCAATGTCAAGCCCGGCGCCCCCGCCCCGGTGCCGACGCCGTGGCCGGAGCAGTTCCACGCGGTGGTCTTCACCAACCTCACCGagagcggcggccggctgcAGCTGATCGACCTGTACTACGACTGGCCcaagggccgcaacctcaacctCATCCAAAACCAGCTCTCCGGCGACCCGACGTACGACGTCGAGTGGACCAACGGCACCTCCTACTACTTCGACTCCGGGTCCTGCCGCACCATGCGGTTCCCCGTGGGGATCCTGCCGCCGGACTGGCTCGCCGACGGCGCCGTGTACCTCGGCCGCGAGCACGTCGACGGCTTCGACTGCCACCTGTGGACCAAGGTCGATTTCATCTGGTACTACGAGGAAGTCGCCACCGGCCGCCCCGTCCGCTGGAATTTCTTCAATG GGATGCAGCAGCATGTGATGAGCTTTGAGGTGGGAGGAGTGTTGGAGGACTCCAAGTGGCAGGCTCCGGCTTACTGCTTCAATGGCGACAACTCCGACACTGCCAATGTGGCTGCAGATGGAGTTGATGTGATGAACAGCCTGATGAGGTTCGCCGGGGCTccagctgcaggctgcagctatAGCTGCATCATTTGA
- the LOC120659598 gene encoding uncharacterized protein At4g14100-like isoform X2, which produces MSPPPSPPMLLPLLLLLAAGSFATANVKPGAPAPVPTPWPEQFHAVVFTNLTESGGRLQLIDLYYDWPKGRNLNLIQNQLSGDPTYDVEWTNGTSYYFDSGSCRTMRFPVGILPPDWLADGAVYLGREHVDGFDCHLWTKVDFIWYYEEVATGRPVRWNFFNELG; this is translated from the exons atgtcgccgccgccgtcgccgcccatgcttctcccgctcctcctcctcctcgctgccGGATCCTTCGCTACGGCCAATGTCAAGCCCGGCGCCCCCGCCCCGGTGCCGACGCCGTGGCCGGAGCAGTTCCACGCGGTGGTCTTCACCAACCTCACCGagagcggcggccggctgcAGCTGATCGACCTGTACTACGACTGGCCcaagggccgcaacctcaacctCATCCAAAACCAGCTCTCCGGCGACCCGACGTACGACGTCGAGTGGACCAACGGCACCTCCTACTACTTCGACTCCGGGTCCTGCCGCACCATGCGGTTCCCCGTGGGGATCCTGCCGCCGGACTGGCTCGCCGACGGCGCCGTGTACCTCGGCCGCGAGCACGTCGACGGCTTCGACTGCCACCTGTGGACCAAGGTCGATTTCATCTGGTACTACGAGGAAGTCGCCACCGGCCGCCCCGTCCGCTGGAATTTCTTCAATG AACTTGGTTGA